A single genomic interval of Bacillus spongiae harbors:
- a CDS encoding DUF881 domain-containing protein, with the protein MKTNYVIMFLVCLVLGFMFSFSYSQTNRDKDEQTTPSNLQWKEEDNLRNQIIDQSATNNSLQEELYTKQNEIRDFEKEFSEEEEIFFNLVQDANKYRMFLGEVKVKGPGVNVTLADGDYDPTDENVNNYIVHEAHVFKVIDELYISGATAVAINGKRLSHNSYIVCNGPVITVDGDQFPAPFEITAIGEPEILESALNIVGGVKDQLVNDNVVFSMEKKKEIVLDPIIPES; encoded by the coding sequence ATGAAGACTAACTATGTGATCATGTTTCTTGTTTGTCTTGTTTTAGGATTTATGTTTTCCTTTTCTTACAGTCAAACGAACCGAGACAAAGATGAACAGACAACTCCTTCAAATCTTCAGTGGAAAGAAGAAGATAATTTGAGAAACCAGATCATTGATCAATCTGCAACAAATAATTCTCTTCAAGAGGAATTGTATACAAAACAAAATGAAATTCGAGATTTTGAAAAAGAGTTCTCTGAGGAAGAAGAAATCTTCTTTAACTTAGTACAAGATGCCAACAAATATCGAATGTTTTTAGGGGAAGTTAAAGTGAAAGGGCCAGGTGTAAATGTGACCCTGGCAGATGGAGATTATGACCCTACTGATGAAAATGTGAATAATTACATTGTTCATGAGGCTCACGTTTTTAAAGTCATTGATGAATTGTATATTTCAGGGGCGACAGCCGTTGCCATTAATGGAAAGCGATTATCACATAACTCTTATATCGTTTGTAACGGTCCAGTTATCACAGTGGATGGAGATCAATTTCCAGCACCTTTTGAAATTACAGCTATTGGTGAACCTGAAATATTAGAATCTGCCCTTAACATTGTAGGTGGTGTGAAAGATCAGCTTGTGAATGATAATGTTGTATTTAGTATGGAAAAGAAAAAAGAAATTGTACTCGATCCAATTATTCCTGAGTCATAA
- a CDS encoding cell division protein FtsQ/DivIB: MEKENENVVSLEDRIPKIKEERKRKTNRRLAFLLCLFFILIASVVYMQSPWSEISHITVQGNNILDDNNIIEHSSLSLGASVWKLNKEAVGEEIESLPEIKSAEIHFIFPNSYIVKVEEYDQIALIFTENLFKPVLESGLVLEGDNLSTQPLPILRDFEDKKMLEEVVQQLKLLPLDVKNRISEIIYTPKQADPYHITLFMNDGYEVSATIRTLAEKLVHYPSIVNQLKEEGKGIIDLEVGSFFRAYEGTKKEEETNNED, from the coding sequence CCGAAAATAAAAGAGGAAAGAAAGAGAAAAACGAATCGTCGATTAGCATTTCTACTATGTTTATTTTTTATTTTAATAGCGTCCGTTGTTTATATGCAGTCACCGTGGAGTGAAATTTCTCATATTACTGTTCAAGGTAATAACATTTTAGACGATAACAATATTATAGAGCATAGTAGTTTATCATTGGGGGCAAGTGTTTGGAAGTTGAATAAGGAGGCAGTAGGTGAAGAAATTGAGTCACTGCCAGAGATAAAATCAGCTGAAATACATTTTATTTTTCCTAATTCCTATATAGTTAAAGTGGAAGAATATGACCAAATAGCGCTTATATTTACTGAAAATTTGTTTAAACCTGTACTTGAGAGTGGACTAGTTTTAGAGGGGGACAACCTTTCGACGCAACCTTTGCCAATCCTTCGAGATTTTGAAGATAAAAAAATGCTAGAAGAGGTTGTACAACAATTGAAGCTGTTACCTTTAGATGTGAAAAATCGTATTTCAGAAATCATTTATACACCGAAGCAAGCGGATCCTTATCATATTACTTTATTTATGAATGATGGATATGAAGTGAGTGCAACGATTCGTACATTAGCCGAGAAGCTTGTTCACTATCCTTCTATTGTTAATCAGCTTAAAGAAGAAGGAAAAGGAATTATTGATTTGGAAGTAGGCTCATTCTTTAGAGCCTATGAAGGTACTAAAAAAGAAGAGGAAACCAATAATGAAGACTAA